In one Nocardioides luteus genomic region, the following are encoded:
- a CDS encoding ABC transporter substrate-binding protein — protein sequence MRLKRTVIAASAIAALTLTAACGGGSGSGEDSTGEFKAGGGAGAGKDATAEGPLAIPDDAKKGGTITVLSNNAPHTLDPTRTYYTDSGAIMSGLVTRSLTQYVYDEKSGDSILVPDLATDLGQVSEDGLTWTFELKDGLKYEDGTDVTAEDVVYGIKRSFAVDTLTDGPTYQLTFFKDGDKYKGPFADTDAELKKLPDYDAGAGWYGGEDYDGVEADGNKVIIHLAQPFPELDYYASFPVFSPIPKAKDKDPLAYESHPMATGPYKFESYKPGVSLKLVKNDQWDADSDPGRFQAADAFDFRFAQDTAKLENQILGDKGAAQTMMTYDDVTPPTYKSIKESAPDNLIEGTSPCTYMYRPDQTKIKDKKIREAISWAYPYQAAWKASGEIVGVTIQPGTSLLPPGTAGRVEYQYPKGQDGQTTDPEKAKALLEEAGAVGFELKWHYQRDDENSVAKKDQMVKGFEAAGFKATPVASTDETYRDDESNLDAPVNLRYGGWCSDWPSGGSWFPAQWIGSNANKAGMPNPTNFKEADADAKQAEILKMDADEVPAAWGEFDKWMQETYMVEINAGYDANAFIKGSQVGGVVNDPVKGMPSFSIMYLK from the coding sequence ATGCGATTGAAGAGAACAGTGATCGCCGCCAGCGCGATCGCTGCGCTGACGCTCACCGCTGCGTGTGGCGGCGGGAGCGGGAGCGGCGAGGACTCGACCGGCGAGTTCAAGGCCGGCGGCGGCGCCGGTGCCGGTAAGGACGCCACGGCGGAGGGCCCGCTGGCGATCCCGGACGACGCCAAGAAGGGTGGCACCATCACGGTGCTGTCGAACAACGCACCGCACACCCTCGACCCGACCCGGACCTACTACACCGACTCCGGTGCGATCATGTCCGGCCTGGTGACCCGGTCGCTGACGCAGTACGTCTACGACGAGAAGAGTGGTGACTCGATCCTCGTCCCCGACCTCGCCACCGACCTCGGCCAGGTCTCCGAGGACGGCCTGACCTGGACCTTCGAACTCAAGGACGGGCTCAAGTACGAGGACGGCACCGACGTCACCGCCGAGGACGTCGTCTACGGCATCAAGCGCTCCTTCGCCGTCGACACCCTGACCGACGGTCCGACGTACCAGCTGACCTTCTTCAAGGACGGCGACAAGTACAAGGGCCCGTTCGCGGACACCGACGCCGAGCTGAAGAAGCTCCCCGACTACGACGCCGGCGCGGGCTGGTACGGCGGTGAGGACTACGACGGCGTCGAGGCCGACGGCAACAAGGTGATCATCCACCTCGCGCAGCCGTTCCCCGAGCTCGACTACTACGCCTCGTTCCCCGTCTTCTCGCCGATCCCGAAGGCCAAGGACAAGGACCCGCTGGCCTACGAGAGCCACCCGATGGCGACCGGCCCCTACAAGTTCGAGTCCTACAAGCCCGGCGTCTCGCTGAAGCTGGTCAAGAACGACCAGTGGGACGCCGACTCCGACCCCGGCCGCTTCCAGGCCGCCGACGCCTTCGACTTCCGGTTCGCTCAGGACACCGCGAAGCTCGAGAACCAGATCCTCGGCGACAAGGGCGCGGCGCAGACGATGATGACGTACGACGACGTCACGCCTCCGACCTACAAGTCGATCAAGGAGAGCGCGCCGGACAACCTCATCGAGGGCACCTCGCCGTGCACCTACATGTACCGCCCGGACCAGACCAAGATCAAGGACAAGAAGATCCGCGAGGCCATCAGCTGGGCCTACCCCTACCAGGCTGCCTGGAAGGCCTCCGGCGAGATCGTCGGCGTCACCATCCAGCCCGGCACCTCGCTCCTGCCTCCGGGCACCGCGGGCCGTGTCGAGTACCAGTACCCGAAGGGCCAGGACGGTCAGACCACCGACCCGGAGAAGGCCAAGGCGCTCCTGGAGGAGGCCGGTGCTGTCGGCTTCGAGCTGAAGTGGCACTACCAGCGTGACGACGAGAACTCGGTGGCCAAGAAGGACCAGATGGTCAAGGGCTTCGAGGCGGCCGGCTTCAAGGCGACCCCGGTGGCCTCGACCGACGAGACCTACCGCGACGACGAGAGCAACCTGGACGCCCCGGTCAACCTCCGCTACGGCGGCTGGTGCTCCGACTGGCCCTCGGGTGGCTCGTGGTTCCCGGCGCAGTGGATCGGCTCCAACGCCAACAAGGCGGGTATGCCGAACCCGACCAACTTCAAGGAGGCCGACGCCGACGCGAAGCAGGCGGAGATCCTGAAGATGGACGCCGACGAGGTGCCCGCTGCCTGGGGCGAGTTCGACAAGTGGATGCAGGAGACCTACATGGTCGAGATCAACGCCGGCTACGACGCGAACGCCTTCATCAAGGGCTCGCAGGTCGGCGGGGTCGTCAACGACCCGGTCAAGGGCATGCCGAGCTTCTCCATCATGTACCTCAAGTGA
- a CDS encoding ABC transporter permease, which produces MTESSTAFEGEQLSGGSAPSVAPAEAKAIAGKSPMKLAMMRLRKDKLTMVSLVIVVLVVLAAIAAPILVKVGVLDPFGFNQDLLDENTLPVGGWSGASLDHPLGVEPGTGRDALSRFWYGVTFSLVIALTASILSVIIGAVVGIISGFSGGWVDAVLGRITDLTLSFPSTLMLLALSSLGLVIVQNVTGLPNGPTVQAIYCIVVLALFGWTGTARVVRGQVLSIKQREFVEAAIVLGAGRMRIYFKEILPNLWAPLLVLATLMMPAYISAEAALSYLQVSVKPPTPTLGNVLADSLKYAQTDFFYFFAPAFLIALIVVSFNLLGDGLRDALDPKGNR; this is translated from the coding sequence CAGAGGCCAAGGCGATCGCGGGCAAGTCGCCGATGAAGCTGGCGATGATGCGGCTTCGCAAGGACAAGCTGACCATGGTCTCGCTCGTCATCGTCGTGCTTGTCGTCCTGGCCGCGATCGCTGCCCCGATCCTGGTCAAGGTCGGGGTCCTGGACCCCTTCGGCTTCAACCAGGACCTCCTCGACGAGAACACGCTCCCGGTCGGCGGCTGGAGCGGCGCCAGCCTGGACCACCCGCTGGGCGTCGAGCCGGGCACCGGCCGCGACGCGCTCTCCCGGTTCTGGTACGGCGTGACGTTCTCGCTCGTGATCGCGCTGACCGCGTCGATCCTGTCGGTGATCATCGGCGCCGTCGTCGGCATCATCTCCGGGTTCAGCGGTGGCTGGGTCGACGCCGTCCTGGGCCGGATCACCGACCTCACCCTCTCCTTCCCCTCTACCCTGATGCTGCTGGCACTGTCCTCGCTCGGTCTGGTGATCGTGCAGAACGTGACCGGGCTGCCGAACGGTCCCACCGTCCAGGCGATCTACTGCATCGTCGTGCTGGCGTTGTTCGGCTGGACCGGCACCGCCCGTGTGGTCAGGGGACAGGTGCTCTCGATCAAGCAGCGTGAGTTCGTGGAGGCCGCGATCGTGCTCGGTGCGGGCAGGATGCGGATCTACTTCAAGGAGATCCTGCCGAACCTGTGGGCGCCGCTGCTGGTGCTGGCGACGCTGATGATGCCCGCCTACATCTCGGCCGAGGCGGCCCTCAGCTACCTGCAGGTGAGCGTGAAGCCGCCGACGCCGACGCTCGGGAACGTGTTGGCGGACTCGTTGAAGTACGCGCAGACGGATTTCTTCTACTTCTTCGCGCCGGCGTTCTTGATCGCACTGATCGTGGTCTCGTTCAACCTTCTCGGTGACGGGTTGCGCGACGCCCTCGACCCCAAGGGAAACCGGTGA
- a CDS encoding ABC transporter ATP-binding protein produces MTDLSNTPGTTPAKDGAFLSVRDLKVHFTTSDGIVKATDGLSFDLERGKTLGIVGESGSGKSVSSSAIMGLHRGTNAKLSGEILLDGVDLLKVSNEDMRKRRGRDVAMIFQDPLSAMHPYYTVGNQIMEAYQVHNDVTKREARKRAIEMLDRVGIPQPDRRVDDYPHQFSGGMRQRAMIAMGLINNPSLLIADEPTTALDVTVQAQILDLLQDLQRDFDAAIIIITHDLGVVAEMADDVLVMYAGRAVEYGPGKEILTNPEMPYTWGLLSSVPDLTASTEAKLIPIRGNPPSLLNPPPGCAFEPRCDHVAKVGGDLCRTTLPALTPASTGGNHVKRCHIKNADEVYEAEILPEIAPDLVED; encoded by the coding sequence ATGACTGACCTCTCCAACACGCCCGGGACGACGCCGGCCAAGGACGGCGCGTTCCTCTCGGTGCGGGACCTGAAGGTCCACTTCACCACCTCCGACGGCATCGTCAAGGCGACCGACGGTCTCTCCTTCGACCTCGAGCGCGGCAAGACGCTCGGCATCGTGGGTGAGTCCGGCTCCGGCAAGTCGGTGTCCAGCTCGGCGATCATGGGGCTGCACCGTGGCACCAACGCCAAGCTGAGCGGCGAGATCCTGCTCGACGGGGTGGACCTGCTCAAGGTGAGCAACGAGGACATGCGCAAGCGCCGCGGCCGCGACGTGGCGATGATCTTCCAGGACCCGCTCTCCGCGATGCACCCCTACTACACGGTGGGCAACCAGATCATGGAGGCCTACCAGGTCCACAACGACGTGACCAAGCGGGAGGCGCGCAAGCGCGCCATCGAGATGCTCGACCGCGTCGGCATCCCGCAGCCCGACCGTCGTGTGGACGACTACCCGCACCAGTTCTCCGGCGGCATGCGCCAGCGCGCGATGATCGCGATGGGGCTGATCAACAACCCCAGCCTGCTCATCGCCGACGAGCCGACCACCGCTCTCGACGTGACCGTCCAGGCGCAGATCCTCGACCTGCTCCAGGACCTGCAGCGCGACTTCGACGCGGCGATCATCATCATCACCCACGACCTCGGCGTCGTGGCGGAGATGGCTGACGACGTACTCGTGATGTACGCCGGCCGCGCGGTCGAGTACGGGCCGGGCAAGGAGATCCTCACGAACCCGGAGATGCCCTACACCTGGGGTCTGCTCTCAAGCGTGCCGGACCTGACCGCGTCGACCGAGGCGAAGCTGATCCCGATCCGGGGCAACCCGCCCTCGCTGCTCAACCCGCCGCCGGGATGCGCGTTCGAGCCGCGCTGTGACCACGTGGCGAAGGTGGGCGGTGACCTGTGCCGGACGACCCTGCCCGCACTCACCCCCGCCAGCACTGGTGGCAACCACGTCAAGCGTTGCCACATCAAGAACGCCGACGAGGTCTACGAGGCAGAGATCCTGCCCGAGATCGCCCCTGACCTGGTGGAGGACTGA
- a CDS encoding ABC transporter permease, producing MTVSEVLIQGGPDPEIDPEPSSGEVAGRSPMRIAMDRLLSDRVAMICAGIVLVFVLIAIFAPLLCKLFGVEVRAGDPVADTDSFNYPVIGPPNYGFTWEAPLGLEPNSGNDLLAEWFYGARTSLLVATVATIVSTVVGVVLGLIAGYSRGWGDRVVTFVTDLFLTLPFLLVAIAVSPMLVERWKENPAMLDNASLIALIVILSVFGWMGLARLIRGEVVSLREREFIEAARVLGMPTHRILFRELLPNLVAPIVVSFSLSLPATIAAEATLAYLGVGVTGRPSWGQTILRAQNWFDEYPLFLYAPIVGIVVLVFALNLLGDAIRDAFDPKSFR from the coding sequence ATGACTGTGTCCGAAGTGTTGATCCAGGGCGGGCCTGATCCCGAGATCGATCCGGAGCCGAGCTCCGGCGAGGTCGCCGGCCGCTCGCCGATGCGGATCGCCATGGACCGGCTGCTCTCGGACCGGGTCGCGATGATCTGTGCCGGGATCGTGCTGGTCTTCGTCCTGATCGCGATCTTCGCGCCACTGCTGTGCAAGCTGTTCGGTGTAGAGGTGCGTGCCGGCGACCCGGTCGCCGACACCGACTCGTTCAACTACCCCGTGATCGGGCCTCCCAACTACGGGTTCACCTGGGAGGCGCCGCTCGGGCTGGAGCCCAACTCGGGCAACGACCTGCTCGCCGAGTGGTTCTACGGCGCGCGTACGTCCCTGCTGGTCGCCACGGTCGCCACCATCGTCTCGACCGTCGTCGGGGTGGTCCTCGGCCTGATCGCGGGCTACAGCCGCGGCTGGGGAGACCGGGTGGTCACCTTCGTGACCGACCTGTTCCTGACGCTGCCGTTCCTGCTCGTCGCGATCGCCGTCTCGCCGATGCTCGTGGAGCGTTGGAAGGAGAACCCGGCGATGCTCGACAACGCCTCCCTGATCGCGCTGATCGTGATCCTCTCGGTGTTCGGATGGATGGGCCTGGCCCGGCTGATCCGCGGTGAGGTGGTCTCGCTGCGCGAGCGGGAGTTCATCGAGGCGGCGCGCGTGCTCGGGATGCCGACCCACCGGATCCTGTTCCGGGAGCTGCTGCCCAACCTGGTGGCCCCGATCGTCGTCTCGTTCTCGCTGAGCCTGCCGGCCACGATCGCCGCGGAGGCGACGCTGGCCTACCTCGGCGTCGGCGTCACCGGGCGCCCGTCGTGGGGTCAGACGATCCTGCGGGCCCAGAACTGGTTCGACGAGTACCCCTTGTTCCTCTACGCGCCGATCGTCGGGATCGTGGTCCTGGTTTTCGCGCTCAACCTGCTCGGAGACGCCATCCGCGACGCCTTCGACCCCAAGTCTTTCCGGTGA
- a CDS encoding ABC transporter permease, translating to MVAYIIRRVMVGVLMLVAMSAVVIGLFFASPVDAAKFACGRNCPPERIAETREALGYPDPSLPPIDKAAATIKVWGGFLEGVAVGREYPANEELRKAAPELVTECPAPCLGYSQNNQTTVNAEIAEAAPISISIAMVAIVIWMVFGILFGVLAAVTKGSLVDRGVVGATLILYAFPTFFIGALLLNYVAIKFGLFPAPGYVPIAEGGVGQWLVQLILPGFTLAVVYMAGYVRMTRAFVLESLSEDYIRTARSKGLKGPKVLFKHALRAALTPLVTMAGLDFASVLGGAIITESVFNYYGLGKLAVTANRDFDLPTVIGLVLLLGALVIVANIIVDILYAFIDPRVRVA from the coding sequence ATGGTCGCCTACATCATCCGCCGCGTCATGGTCGGCGTTCTCATGCTTGTCGCGATGAGCGCCGTCGTCATCGGGCTCTTCTTCGCGAGCCCTGTCGATGCCGCGAAGTTCGCCTGCGGGAGGAACTGCCCGCCCGAGCGTATCGCCGAGACGCGCGAGGCTCTGGGATATCCGGATCCTTCTCTTCCCCCGATCGACAAGGCCGCCGCGACGATCAAGGTGTGGGGCGGCTTCCTGGAGGGTGTCGCAGTCGGTCGTGAGTACCCGGCGAACGAGGAGCTGCGTAAGGCGGCTCCGGAGCTGGTGACCGAGTGCCCCGCTCCGTGCCTGGGCTACTCGCAGAACAACCAGACCACCGTCAACGCCGAGATCGCCGAAGCGGCACCGATCTCGATCTCGATCGCCATGGTGGCGATCGTCATCTGGATGGTGTTCGGCATCCTCTTCGGTGTCTTGGCCGCGGTCACCAAGGGCAGCCTGGTCGACCGCGGCGTCGTCGGAGCGACCCTGATCCTGTATGCGTTCCCGACCTTCTTCATCGGTGCGTTGCTGCTCAACTACGTGGCGATCAAGTTCGGGTTGTTCCCGGCGCCGGGATACGTCCCGATCGCGGAGGGCGGCGTCGGCCAGTGGCTGGTGCAGCTCATTCTTCCCGGCTTCACGCTCGCGGTCGTCTACATGGCCGGCTACGTACGCATGACGCGCGCCTTCGTGCTGGAGTCGCTGAGCGAGGACTACATCCGCACAGCGCGGTCGAAGGGGCTCAAGGGTCCCAAGGTGCTCTTCAAGCACGCGCTGCGGGCCGCCCTGACGCCGCTGGTCACGATGGCTGGTCTCGACTTCGCCAGCGTCCTGGGCGGAGCGATCATCACCGAGAGCGTCTTCAACTACTACGGGCTCGGCAAGCTGGCTGTCACCGCGAACCGTGACTTCGACCTGCCCACCGTGATCGGGCTGGTCCTCCTCCTCGGAGCGCTGGTGATCGTCGCGAACATCATCGTCGACATCCTGTACGCCTTCATCGACCCGCGCGTGCGCGTCGCCTGA
- a CDS encoding ABC transporter substrate-binding protein has protein sequence MLNKRAKYVAVSAAGVLGLSLGLAACGGEDGGGSSSKALVMVSEDAIEHLDPQRIYVGADIASTTRLVYRQLLAFPSSTDPKVSGTPTPDLATDTGTSTEGGKVWSFTIKDGVKWQDGSEITCEDFAYGASRNFAADELTGGPGFYLTAKLALKGEYPGPYTATPEQQADFDQAVTCDDKTITYKFKSPWPDFPLAIASLHMMDPYKKSFDKGAKNDDVIFSNGPYKVDKWSATKGGTLVRNPEYDPETDDKSLREALPEKIEFRYGEKAETLYEKLFSDSPDSQYIVPKQSRVPPEFYSRLTEPGVKDRYVQVKSPYVDYLVPNQNQMKDPKVRRALALATNVEAWIAAGGGEKAYTPADSIVNPAVGGYVPNPSFKDRNLAGDVEGAKKLLAEAGVKTPYPITFTYPQSDTADKQAAALVETWEAAGFKVTLDPLGDVYYTEIQKPSNEADVMWGGWGADWPSAMTVTAALFDSRQIEKSTNGQNYGNYKNPEVDALFDKAGSAATIEEQNKFLQEADAIMGEDTAYVPLEIATFNWVYGSKVKNFTTTTASSSFVELGSIDIED, from the coding sequence ATGCTCAACAAGCGAGCAAAGTACGTGGCAGTCAGCGCTGCCGGCGTGCTGGGTCTCTCGCTGGGCCTTGCCGCCTGCGGCGGCGAGGACGGCGGGGGATCGAGTAGCAAGGCGCTGGTGATGGTCAGCGAAGACGCCATCGAGCACCTCGACCCTCAGCGCATCTACGTCGGCGCTGACATCGCCAGCACGACGCGTCTGGTCTACCGGCAGCTGTTGGCCTTCCCGTCCTCGACGGACCCGAAGGTGTCCGGCACCCCGACCCCGGACCTCGCGACCGACACCGGCACCTCGACCGAGGGTGGCAAGGTCTGGTCGTTCACCATCAAGGACGGCGTGAAGTGGCAGGACGGCTCCGAGATCACGTGTGAGGACTTCGCCTACGGCGCCTCGCGCAACTTCGCTGCCGACGAGCTCACCGGTGGTCCGGGCTTCTACCTGACCGCGAAGCTGGCCCTCAAGGGTGAGTACCCGGGCCCGTACACCGCGACGCCGGAGCAGCAGGCCGACTTCGACCAGGCCGTCACCTGCGACGACAAGACGATCACCTACAAGTTCAAGTCCCCGTGGCCTGACTTCCCGCTGGCGATCGCGTCCCTGCACATGATGGACCCCTACAAGAAGTCCTTCGACAAGGGCGCGAAGAACGACGACGTCATCTTCTCGAACGGCCCGTACAAGGTCGACAAGTGGAGCGCCACCAAGGGCGGCACGCTGGTCCGCAACCCGGAGTACGACCCCGAGACCGACGACAAGTCGCTGCGCGAGGCCCTGCCGGAGAAGATCGAGTTCAGGTACGGCGAGAAGGCCGAGACCCTCTACGAGAAGCTGTTCTCCGACAGCCCTGACTCGCAGTACATCGTTCCCAAGCAGAGCCGGGTACCACCGGAGTTCTACTCCCGTCTCACCGAGCCCGGCGTGAAGGACCGCTACGTCCAGGTCAAGTCGCCCTACGTCGACTACCTGGTCCCCAACCAGAACCAGATGAAGGACCCGAAGGTCCGTCGCGCGCTGGCGCTTGCGACCAACGTCGAGGCGTGGATCGCCGCCGGCGGTGGCGAGAAGGCCTACACCCCGGCCGACTCGATCGTGAACCCGGCCGTCGGTGGCTACGTCCCGAACCCGTCGTTCAAGGACCGCAACCTGGCCGGTGACGTCGAGGGCGCCAAGAAGCTCCTCGCCGAGGCCGGCGTCAAGACGCCTTACCCGATCACCTTCACCTACCCGCAGAGCGACACCGCTGACAAGCAGGCCGCTGCGCTGGTGGAGACCTGGGAGGCTGCCGGGTTCAAGGTCACCCTCGACCCGCTGGGCGACGTGTACTACACCGAGATCCAGAAGCCGTCCAACGAGGCCGACGTGATGTGGGGCGGTTGGGGTGCCGACTGGCCCTCCGCGATGACCGTCACCGCGGCGCTGTTCGACAGCCGTCAGATCGAGAAGTCGACCAACGGCCAGAACTACGGCAACTACAAGAACCCGGAGGTCGACGCTCTGTTCGACAAGGCCGGCTCTGCGGCCACGATCGAGGAGCAGAACAAGTTCCTCCAGGAGGCCGACGCCATCATGGGTGAGGACACCGCGTACGTCCCGCTCGAGATCGCGACCTTCAACTGGGTCTACGGCTCGAAGGTGAAGAACTTCACCACGACGACTGCGTCGAGCTCGTTCGTCGAGCTGGGCAGCATCGACATCGAGGACTGA
- a CDS encoding ABC transporter ATP-binding protein: MSDTTTATAASVAPASTETVLSVENLKMHFPVKGSGVIRRTVGHVKAVDGVSFEVAKGTALGLVGESGCGKSTTGRMVTRLYKPTEGKIDFEGTDIANYSGRQLHPMRREIQMIFQDPSTSLNPRHTVGSIIGAPLRIHKMVPKDKVLGRVQELLEIVGLNPEHYNRYPHEFSGGQRQRIGIARALTLQPKLLVADEPVSALDVSIQAQVINLLQDLQREFDISFLFIAHDLAIVRHFCPEVAVMYLGKIVEIGDRESIYERAHHPYTQALLSAVPDVKQAAIGGRRERIRLEGDVPSPINPPSGCHFRTRCAIAKDICSVVEPPLLQIGKKHKVACHFPGEIHQHPEKPITAPLLGVDEFGAPDPGASPAEVPGDGPGYADTWYDLANNSRGRA; the protein is encoded by the coding sequence ATGAGCGACACCACGACTGCCACCGCGGCCTCGGTCGCGCCGGCGAGCACCGAGACGGTGCTCTCGGTCGAGAACCTGAAGATGCACTTCCCGGTCAAGGGCAGCGGCGTGATCCGGCGTACGGTCGGCCACGTCAAGGCCGTGGACGGGGTCTCCTTCGAGGTCGCCAAGGGCACCGCCCTCGGCCTCGTCGGTGAGTCGGGCTGTGGCAAGTCCACCACCGGTCGGATGGTCACGCGGCTCTACAAGCCCACCGAAGGCAAGATCGACTTCGAGGGCACCGACATCGCCAACTACTCGGGTCGGCAGCTGCACCCGATGCGGCGCGAGATCCAGATGATCTTCCAGGACCCGTCGACGTCGCTGAACCCGCGTCACACGGTCGGCTCGATCATCGGCGCGCCGCTGCGGATCCACAAGATGGTGCCGAAGGACAAGGTGCTCGGCCGGGTCCAGGAGCTGCTCGAGATCGTCGGTCTCAACCCGGAGCACTACAACCGCTACCCGCACGAGTTCTCCGGCGGCCAGCGTCAGCGCATCGGCATCGCCCGGGCGCTGACCCTGCAGCCGAAGCTGCTCGTCGCCGACGAGCCGGTCTCCGCGCTCGACGTGTCGATCCAGGCCCAGGTGATCAACCTTCTGCAGGACCTGCAGAGGGAGTTCGACATCTCCTTCCTGTTCATCGCGCACGACCTCGCCATCGTTCGCCACTTCTGCCCCGAGGTCGCGGTGATGTACCTCGGCAAGATCGTGGAGATCGGCGACCGCGAGTCGATCTACGAGCGGGCCCACCACCCCTACACGCAGGCGCTGCTCTCCGCCGTGCCTGACGTGAAGCAGGCCGCGATCGGCGGCCGCCGCGAGCGGATCCGGCTGGAGGGCGACGTACCTTCGCCGATCAACCCGCCCTCGGGCTGCCACTTCCGCACTCGCTGCGCCATCGCCAAGGACATCTGCTCCGTGGTCGAGCCGCCGCTGCTGCAGATCGGCAAGAAGCACAAGGTGGCCTGCCACTTCCCGGGTGAGATCCACCAGCACCCGGAGAAGCCGATCACGGCGCCGCTGCTGGGCGTCGACGAGTTCGGCGCGCCGGACCCGGGCGCCAGCCCTGCCGAGGTCCCGGGCGACGGTCCGGGCTACGCCGACACGTGGTACGACCTGGCGAACAACTCGCGGGGACGTGCCTGA